A stretch of the Haloarcula ordinaria genome encodes the following:
- a CDS encoding sulfatase-like hydrolase/transferase, with protein MSDLNVLLVSMDSLRVDCLGAYDESFSIDVETDNLDRFAERATVFDSHYAGSLPCMPARREWLTGTQEFLWRPWGPIEPFDETLPSAINGYDTISKLITDHYHLFEHGARGYHEDFRAYEQIRGHETDAWKTTPYDLDPDFLRQLKGDDDPYNGKKKNNTNYARNVADFEDEEDFFAPKVFSRTAEWLAANQEWGQWFCYVDSFDVHEPFHLPEPYASMYTDEDPTDPELTFWPDYGPVDGSSGDGGAGPTESGDSELSEREQEFVRSQFAGKTTMVDRWFGRVLDTLDEAGLWDETMVIVTSDHGHYLGDHGWVGKPPAPLYDVLAHTPLMVWHPDSPRAGERVEEVTAAVDVYGTVLDAMGIENVSHRHSKSLVPYLTGESDEHRDWAVYGYWGSSINITDGQYTYHHPCDESMNSQCYSAGMMNTVEWMETPEPHTDAESSSLPYTDSPVWQYPGPSHSRHEDPLLFDTDADPNQDHNLANERPELAGQMRSLLTDAMAVLEAPGWQYERLDLEP; from the coding sequence ATGAGCGACCTCAACGTACTTCTCGTGTCGATGGACAGTCTCCGCGTGGACTGTCTCGGCGCATACGACGAATCGTTTAGTATCGACGTCGAGACAGACAACCTGGACCGCTTTGCAGAGCGGGCGACGGTCTTTGACTCGCATTACGCAGGGAGTCTTCCGTGCATGCCCGCCCGCCGAGAGTGGTTGACTGGAACCCAGGAGTTTCTCTGGCGGCCCTGGGGGCCGATCGAACCGTTCGACGAAACGCTCCCCTCGGCAATAAACGGCTACGACACAATCTCGAAGCTTATCACCGACCATTACCACCTCTTTGAGCACGGTGCTCGGGGGTATCACGAGGATTTCAGGGCCTACGAGCAAATTCGCGGTCACGAAACCGATGCCTGGAAAACGACACCTTACGACCTCGACCCGGACTTCCTCAGGCAACTTAAGGGCGACGACGACCCCTACAACGGCAAGAAGAAAAATAATACCAACTACGCGCGGAATGTCGCCGACTTCGAGGACGAAGAAGACTTCTTCGCGCCGAAGGTGTTTTCCCGAACGGCCGAGTGGCTTGCGGCTAATCAAGAATGGGGGCAGTGGTTCTGTTACGTGGATAGTTTCGACGTGCACGAACCGTTCCATCTCCCCGAGCCATACGCGTCGATGTACACCGACGAGGACCCCACCGATCCTGAGCTGACGTTCTGGCCCGACTACGGTCCGGTCGACGGTAGCAGTGGCGACGGTGGGGCGGGGCCGACCGAATCAGGCGACTCCGAACTATCGGAACGGGAACAGGAGTTCGTTCGCTCCCAGTTCGCCGGCAAGACCACCATGGTTGACCGGTGGTTCGGGCGTGTGCTCGATACGCTCGACGAGGCGGGGCTGTGGGACGAGACGATGGTCATTGTCACGTCCGATCACGGTCACTATCTCGGCGACCACGGTTGGGTCGGCAAACCACCCGCCCCCCTATACGACGTGCTGGCCCACACCCCACTTATGGTGTGGCACCCAGACAGTCCTCGCGCGGGTGAACGGGTCGAAGAGGTCACCGCCGCGGTCGACGTGTATGGGACTGTTCTGGACGCGATGGGAATCGAAAACGTTTCACACCGACACAGTAAGAGTCTCGTCCCGTATCTCACTGGGGAGAGCGACGAGCACCGTGACTGGGCCGTCTATGGCTACTGGGGGTCCTCTATCAACATCACAGACGGCCAGTACACGTACCATCACCCCTGTGACGAGTCGATGAATTCCCAGTGTTATTCGGCTGGAATGATGAACACTGTCGAATGGATGGAAACACCCGAACCCCACACTGACGCCGAGTCGTCCTCGCTGCCCTACACCGACAGCCCTGTATGGCAGTACCCCGGCCCCTCGCACAGCAGGCATGAGGACCCACTCCTGTTCGACACTGACGCGGACCCGAACCAGGACCACAACCTCGCCAACGAGCGTCCAGAATTGGCTGGTCAAATGCGTTCGTTGCTCACAGACGCAATGGCGGTGCTGGAGGCCCCAGGCTGGCAGTACGAGAGGCTAGACCTCGAACCGTAA
- a CDS encoding aldo/keto reductase: MEYTTLGDTGVTVSKVCLGCMGFGTSSWRDWVLDEDESVAIIEEAIDLGVNFFDTANVYSNGESERVLGTALEGHDHEEFVVATKGHFGSGTNNPNGVGLSRKAIDIQLQGSLDRLGLDTIDLYQIHRLDDTVAVEDILRTLDDAVRRGDIRYPGASSMWAHQFEDLLTESERLGLERFRTMQNHYNLVYREEEREMLPLCAREDVAVIPWSPLARGYLTRPDERIDETVRGESEKTQAGGTSMYEHPYREGGGPEINARVEELADEYDASMAQIAIAWLNHNEYVDAPIIGTTSVEHLREAVAALDIDLSTSDVEYLEEPYETVEVSPPY; encoded by the coding sequence ATGGAGTACACGACACTCGGCGATACGGGCGTAACAGTTAGTAAAGTCTGTCTGGGTTGCATGGGCTTCGGGACGAGTTCGTGGCGCGATTGGGTCCTTGACGAGGACGAGAGCGTTGCGATCATAGAGGAGGCCATCGATCTGGGCGTCAACTTCTTCGACACCGCCAATGTCTACTCGAACGGCGAGAGCGAGCGCGTGCTCGGAACAGCCCTAGAGGGACATGACCACGAGGAGTTCGTCGTCGCGACGAAGGGACACTTTGGTTCGGGGACCAACAACCCCAACGGTGTCGGCCTGTCTCGGAAGGCCATTGACATCCAGTTGCAAGGGAGTTTAGACCGTCTTGGCCTCGATACCATCGATCTCTATCAGATTCACCGCCTCGATGACACCGTCGCGGTCGAAGACATCCTCCGGACACTCGACGATGCCGTTCGACGCGGCGACATTCGATATCCCGGCGCGAGTTCGATGTGGGCCCACCAGTTCGAAGACCTGCTCACGGAAAGTGAGCGATTGGGCTTAGAGCGGTTCCGGACGATGCAGAACCACTACAACTTGGTCTACCGCGAGGAAGAGCGCGAGATGTTGCCTCTCTGTGCGCGTGAGGACGTGGCTGTCATCCCGTGGAGCCCACTGGCGCGGGGGTATCTGACGCGCCCGGACGAGCGAATCGACGAAACAGTCCGTGGCGAGTCGGAGAAAACTCAGGCTGGCGGCACGAGTATGTACGAACATCCTTATCGCGAGGGTGGGGGGCCGGAGATCAATGCTCGGGTCGAAGAGCTCGCAGACGAGTACGACGCGTCGATGGCGCAGATCGCCATCGCTTGGCTAAATCACAATGAGTACGTTGACGCACCTATCATCGGCACGACGAGCGTTGAACACCTGCGAGAGGCCGTGGCAGCCCTCGACATCGACCTTTCGACGAGTGATGTCGAGTACCTCGAGGAGCCGTACGAGACTGTCGAAGTCTCACCCCCATACTGA
- a CDS encoding sulfatase-like hydrolase/transferase: protein MSPSDEPGDGPPSNILCIVTDQQRQDSIGAYGNDIVETPNLDALAAEGTRFDRAYTPTAICSPARASIVTGVSPTTHGVTRNIRSGTTINEEYPCYPQLLREEGYNVGLDGKWHVGKHPREFGFDGEHYPGFMHPMEHDDYVSYLDEHGFERWSEDVVDQYPSADAEYVIGGIDERPVDASFTYFIAERTIERIESYGDEYPQTPFYVGSHFFGPHRPYFIPERYFEMYDPEDVHLPESAVKERFENKPTVQRQRYRKTDLENLSVRQWRKIIAIYWGYVTFIDDQVGRILDALEREGVDQDTAVLFTADHGSFVTAHKNLDKGPLMYEDIYNVPFITRGLGIDDESTSAFASLLDLAPTFVDLAGVDIPDVYEGRSLLTLGHDSDDWRDHIVAEFHGLNFPYEQRMLRTDRYKYVMNAGDTSELYDLDRDPNELTNRCSDPEYVAVEDHLNAKLSEILRDRGDPELPEDEWLYPALTPMYYPTADDEG from the coding sequence ATGTCACCTAGTGACGAGCCTGGGGACGGCCCCCCTAGCAACATCCTCTGTATCGTCACCGACCAGCAACGTCAGGACAGTATCGGCGCGTACGGCAACGACATCGTTGAGACGCCGAATCTCGACGCACTGGCCGCCGAGGGGACTCGCTTCGACCGCGCGTACACCCCAACGGCGATCTGCTCGCCCGCCCGCGCCTCAATCGTGACCGGCGTATCCCCGACGACACACGGGGTTACCCGCAACATTCGTTCGGGGACGACGATCAACGAGGAGTATCCCTGCTACCCGCAACTGCTCCGTGAAGAAGGGTACAACGTCGGCCTCGACGGGAAGTGGCACGTCGGAAAACACCCGCGAGAGTTCGGCTTCGACGGCGAGCATTACCCCGGGTTCATGCACCCGATGGAGCATGACGACTACGTGTCCTACTTGGACGAGCACGGGTTCGAGCGTTGGTCTGAGGACGTCGTGGACCAGTATCCATCCGCCGACGCCGAATACGTCATTGGTGGCATCGACGAGCGGCCTGTCGATGCTTCCTTCACGTACTTCATCGCCGAACGGACCATCGAGCGCATCGAATCTTACGGCGACGAATACCCCCAGACGCCCTTTTACGTCGGGAGTCATTTCTTCGGTCCCCATCGACCGTACTTCATTCCCGAGCGGTACTTCGAGATGTATGACCCCGAAGATGTCCACCTCCCAGAATCAGCGGTCAAAGAGCGCTTCGAGAACAAGCCTACGGTCCAGCGTCAGCGCTATCGCAAGACTGACCTCGAGAACCTGTCGGTCAGACAGTGGCGAAAAATCATCGCTATTTACTGGGGCTATGTGACATTCATCGACGACCAGGTCGGGCGCATACTGGACGCTCTCGAACGAGAGGGCGTGGACCAGGACACGGCAGTCCTCTTCACGGCTGATCACGGGTCGTTCGTAACGGCCCACAAGAATCTCGACAAAGGGCCCTTGATGTACGAGGACATCTACAATGTCCCGTTCATCACCCGCGGTCTCGGCATCGATGACGAGTCGACGTCGGCCTTCGCCTCGCTGTTAGACCTCGCCCCGACGTTCGTCGACCTCGCCGGTGTCGATATTCCCGACGTCTACGAGGGCCGGAGCCTCCTCACTCTCGGACACGATTCGGACGACTGGCGCGACCACATCGTCGCTGAGTTCCACGGACTGAACTTCCCCTACGAACAGCGCATGTTGCGCACGGACCGCTACAAGTACGTCATGAACGCAGGAGATACGAGCGAACTCTACGATCTCGACCGCGACCCCAACGAGCTCACCAATCGTTGCTCCGATCCCGAGTACGTTGCTGTGGAAGACCATCTCAATGCCAAACTTTCAGAGATTCTCCGCGACCGCGGCGATCCGGAACTGCCCGAGGACGAATGGCTCTACCCAGCGCTGACGCCGATGTACTATCCGACTGCGGACGACGAGGGGTGA
- a CDS encoding sulfatase-like hydrolase/transferase, producing MSSIENVLLILSDEHRPDALGCAGHPHVETPNLDALAAEGTRFTDAYCSSPLCVPSRASFATGRYVHEIGAWDNAAPYDGAPSSWGHHLTEHGVQHATVGKLHFEPDVDDGFDDQYLTEHMETLDTFGLYRDPPGVRPNGRNRIERAGPVPDGQAWYNTNGANEVCDQNRFERAVEWIEDRSKSEEPWLLSVNSLIPHFPLEVEQSYYDRYPPEEMDLPVDYPPSDDHPVLNQLREHFDGLDLRKETLRRTRSAYFGLITALDDYIGDLLDALERTGQADETLVVYTSDHGEVLGDHGLWWKCNMYEQSVGVPLVMRGPGIERGQTVEGPVSLLDVVPTMTDALDVPADPAWQGRSLLPIATGRGEQDPSRTVFSEYHAHGTSHGIYMIRRGSHKYVHYVDGPDQLFDLETDPDELTNRAGAPKYQDIGTSLKAELREIVDPEAVDERARRNQRRRRNELGIDGPSNVDPR from the coding sequence GTGTCATCCATCGAGAACGTACTGTTGATCCTCTCGGACGAGCACCGCCCGGACGCTCTCGGTTGTGCCGGCCATCCACACGTCGAGACGCCGAATCTCGACGCACTGGCCGCCGAGGGGACACGCTTCACGGACGCGTACTGTTCGAGCCCACTCTGTGTTCCTTCGAGGGCGAGTTTCGCCACCGGCCGGTATGTCCACGAGATTGGGGCTTGGGACAATGCCGCACCCTATGATGGGGCTCCCTCTTCATGGGGACATCACCTCACCGAACACGGTGTCCAGCATGCAACCGTCGGCAAACTGCATTTCGAACCCGATGTCGACGACGGATTCGACGACCAGTACCTTACTGAACACATGGAAACGCTGGACACGTTCGGTCTCTATCGTGACCCGCCGGGGGTCAGGCCAAACGGCCGGAACCGCATTGAGCGAGCTGGGCCGGTCCCTGATGGGCAGGCCTGGTACAACACCAACGGCGCCAACGAGGTGTGTGATCAAAACCGCTTCGAGCGGGCCGTAGAGTGGATCGAGGACCGCAGTAAGAGCGAGGAGCCATGGCTGCTCTCGGTCAACTCTCTCATACCTCACTTCCCGCTCGAGGTAGAGCAGTCATATTACGACCGGTATCCTCCCGAGGAGATGGATCTTCCTGTCGACTACCCGCCCTCGGACGATCATCCGGTACTCAATCAACTCCGCGAGCACTTCGATGGTTTGGACCTCCGCAAGGAGACGCTTCGTCGGACCCGGAGTGCATACTTCGGGCTAATCACAGCACTGGACGATTACATCGGCGACCTACTCGATGCGCTGGAGCGGACAGGGCAGGCCGACGAGACGCTGGTGGTATACACCAGCGACCACGGGGAGGTGCTGGGGGACCACGGTCTCTGGTGGAAGTGCAACATGTACGAGCAGTCGGTCGGTGTCCCACTGGTTATGCGCGGACCCGGCATAGAACGCGGGCAGACCGTTGAGGGGCCTGTCTCTCTGCTTGACGTGGTGCCGACAATGACCGACGCACTAGACGTACCGGCCGATCCAGCTTGGCAGGGGCGATCCCTGCTCCCTATTGCCACTGGAAGGGGAGAGCAGGACCCGAGCCGAACTGTGTTCAGCGAATATCACGCTCACGGGACCAGTCACGGTATCTATATGATTCGACGGGGCTCACACAAGTACGTCCACTACGTCGACGGCCCCGACCAGTTGTTCGACCTGGAGACCGATCCCGATGAGTTGACGAACCGTGCCGGGGCCCCCAAATACCAGGATATCGGGACATCCTTGAAAGCTGAACTCCGAGAGATTGTCGATCCCGAGGCGGTCGACGAGCGAGCGCGGCGGAACCAGCGCCGACGGCGTAACGAGCTCGGGATTGACGGCCCATCGAACGTCGACCCACGGTAA
- a CDS encoding oligosaccharide flippase family protein, producing the protein MSEDHVRDELEGILGGAVLVAVGTLLSVGINVVARSVFARTYSPGEYGIFSLSFAILLIFSLAACLGLQNGLPRQIAFVEADDESGGDNSDRRRDSTRQAGDAGTLTLWALVLGGSVAVATGAVLLQFNRDISVHVFGDSGYARPLALVALAIPLFTVIRVISAVFRGYSKPRERVLFQGLLRNGSFLALLVVVVSVELDHLAAIQMLPLSLGLTVALYFGYLYRDNPGRFRDDVVDRLSQMAVPVSLIRFSAPLMVATLLLQLMTWMDILMLGYFSTSRAVGLYDGVRPLVRIIPIVWQGMIFMYIPLVSGMYARDNLNAIRRVYFVLTKWFASATVPLVLLFLFFPASTLRVVFGSTFTVAAPALQLLAVAFCAGNLLGPTGATLIAMGHTRVVMGINLVSAIVNFGLNIALIPEYDLIGAAIATAIAVVLRNLLRLAMLYRRGRIHALRSAIYWPLFLTTAAAGCLSLVLGTVSWAMLLCVFTATAVILLASFPLTSSISPEDDILLSRTLTMIRRVTQ; encoded by the coding sequence ATGTCGGAGGACCACGTCCGGGACGAACTCGAGGGCATACTCGGCGGGGCAGTTCTCGTCGCCGTTGGCACCCTTCTGAGTGTTGGAATCAACGTGGTCGCCCGATCTGTGTTCGCCCGGACCTACAGCCCCGGAGAGTACGGTATCTTCTCGCTGAGTTTCGCTATTCTCCTTATTTTCTCGCTAGCCGCCTGCTTGGGGCTTCAGAACGGTTTACCGAGACAGATAGCATTTGTCGAGGCCGATGACGAGAGCGGCGGTGACAACAGCGACCGTCGGCGAGATAGCACCCGGCAAGCCGGGGACGCTGGAACTCTGACTCTCTGGGCACTGGTCTTAGGTGGTTCTGTCGCCGTCGCGACTGGTGCCGTGCTCCTCCAGTTCAACCGCGACATTTCGGTTCACGTGTTCGGTGACAGCGGATATGCCCGCCCACTCGCACTCGTTGCCCTTGCAATCCCTCTGTTTACGGTGATTCGCGTTATCTCAGCAGTATTTCGAGGCTACAGCAAGCCGAGGGAGCGGGTGCTCTTCCAAGGGCTACTACGGAACGGCTCGTTTCTCGCCCTCTTAGTGGTGGTCGTCAGTGTGGAGTTGGACCATCTGGCAGCGATACAGATGCTCCCGCTGTCTCTCGGTCTTACTGTAGCTCTCTACTTTGGCTATTTGTATCGTGACAATCCGGGCCGGTTTAGGGACGATGTCGTAGATCGACTCAGTCAGATGGCGGTCCCGGTGTCACTGATTAGATTCTCGGCCCCGTTGATGGTTGCGACGCTGTTGTTGCAACTGATGACCTGGATGGACATCCTGATGCTCGGGTACTTTTCTACGTCGCGTGCGGTCGGGCTCTACGACGGTGTTCGACCGTTAGTGCGCATCATCCCGATTGTCTGGCAGGGGATGATATTCATGTACATTCCGCTTGTGTCTGGCATGTATGCCAGGGACAATCTCAATGCCATCAGGCGCGTATACTTCGTGCTGACTAAATGGTTCGCCTCGGCCACAGTCCCCCTCGTACTGCTCTTTCTGTTCTTTCCGGCAAGCACTCTCCGCGTGGTGTTCGGGTCCACATTCACCGTCGCAGCCCCTGCTCTGCAATTGCTCGCAGTCGCATTCTGTGCTGGAAACCTCCTCGGGCCGACAGGGGCGACTCTCATCGCTATGGGGCACACTCGTGTGGTTATGGGCATCAATCTCGTCTCTGCGATTGTTAATTTCGGATTGAATATCGCGCTGATTCCTGAGTATGACCTGATCGGTGCCGCCATCGCCACCGCCATCGCTGTTGTCCTCCGCAATCTCCTACGGCTTGCCATGCTTTACCGAAGGGGGCGCATCCATGCCCTTCGGAGTGCAATTTACTGGCCCCTATTTCTGACCACGGCGGCAGCGGGCTGTCTTTCGCTCGTTCTCGGAACTGTCTCCTGGGCGATGTTACTCTGTGTTTTCACCGCGACCGCCGTCATCCTCCTCGCAAGTTTCCCACTCACCAGCAGCATCTCTCCTGAAGACGACATTCTGCTGTCTCGTACACTTACGATGATTCGACGAGTAACCCAGTAA
- a CDS encoding DUF1450 domain-containing protein, translating to MPSTVEYCLSSRESAVISDIDVDELDICERRCLEQCGICRDRQFAVVDGRPVSGTELSAVLADLVGSEGD from the coding sequence ATGCCATCGACAGTCGAGTACTGTCTTAGTAGTCGTGAGTCCGCGGTAATAAGCGACATCGATGTTGATGAGCTCGATATCTGTGAACGTCGGTGTCTGGAACAGTGTGGTATCTGTCGGGACAGACAGTTCGCTGTTGTAGATGGGCGGCCGGTTTCAGGGACAGAACTCTCAGCAGTACTCGCTGACCTCGTCGGCTCGGAGGGAGACTGA
- a CDS encoding sulfatase-like hydrolase/transferase, whose protein sequence is MNVLLISIDSLRRDFLGAYSDRPDVVDYDVETDNLDQFAERATVFNSHYAGSLPCMPARREWLAGVKEFLWRSWGPMEPFDDPIAKLSRDEGILTQLVTDHFHYFQHGSSGYYEDFNGFEFVRGNEYDAWQTSPRVPDEDFLDQLLNRDADPPESTQYLNRSAYARNAVDFEQEADYFAPKVFSRTAEWIRENQNWDQWFCYADSFDVHEPFDVPEPYASMYTDEDPTDPDLPVWPYYGPVNKGQSELTDRELDFVRSQFAGSVTMVDRWFGRVLDTLDETGLWDETMVIVTSDHGFALGDHGWIGKNDFTVYDVIAHTPLMVWHPGATEKRVSALTSAVDLYATMLEAMGIDAPSGTHSQSLMPLIRGMETDHRDSVLYGYWGTSVNVTDGEYTYHRPPESDSEAMYHSTMMQNPHSWFTPPTARSGVDAGEYLPYTSSSVWRYPADGWFQHRDERLYDTETDPGQTNNLVDDDSESVARLRSLLNDRLAAYDAPDSQWTRLGL, encoded by the coding sequence ATGAACGTCCTGCTGATTTCTATCGATAGCCTTAGACGGGATTTCCTGGGAGCCTACAGCGATCGGCCGGATGTAGTGGATTACGATGTCGAGACAGACAACTTGGACCAGTTTGCAGAACGGGCAACGGTTTTTAATTCCCACTATGCTGGGAGCCTCCCGTGTATGCCAGCCCGCCGCGAATGGCTCGCTGGTGTCAAGGAGTTCCTCTGGCGGTCGTGGGGACCTATGGAGCCGTTCGACGATCCGATTGCTAAACTCTCCCGGGATGAGGGCATCCTCACCCAGCTGGTCACAGACCACTTTCACTACTTCCAGCACGGGAGCAGCGGATATTACGAGGACTTCAACGGCTTCGAGTTCGTGCGAGGGAACGAATACGATGCTTGGCAGACCAGCCCAAGGGTACCCGATGAGGATTTCCTCGACCAGTTGCTCAACAGAGATGCTGACCCACCTGAATCGACCCAATACCTCAACCGGAGCGCCTATGCACGTAATGCGGTCGACTTCGAACAAGAGGCTGATTATTTCGCCCCAAAGGTGTTCTCGCGGACTGCGGAGTGGATTCGGGAAAACCAGAACTGGGATCAGTGGTTTTGCTATGCCGACAGTTTCGATGTCCACGAGCCCTTCGATGTGCCTGAGCCTTACGCCTCGATGTATACTGACGAGGATCCAACCGACCCGGACCTCCCCGTGTGGCCGTACTATGGGCCGGTCAACAAGGGCCAGAGCGAACTGACTGACCGTGAGCTGGACTTCGTCCGTTCGCAGTTTGCTGGGAGCGTGACGATGGTCGACCGATGGTTTGGACGTGTGCTCGATACGCTCGACGAGACGGGGCTGTGGGATGAGACGATGGTCATCGTCACCTCCGATCATGGGTTCGCACTCGGCGACCACGGTTGGATTGGTAAGAACGACTTCACCGTCTATGATGTCATTGCTCACACACCTCTTATGGTCTGGCATCCAGGGGCCACCGAGAAGCGGGTCTCGGCTCTTACCTCTGCCGTTGACCTCTATGCAACAATGCTGGAGGCCATGGGGATTGACGCGCCTTCCGGGACACACAGTCAGTCGCTCATGCCCCTGATCAGAGGGATGGAAACGGACCACCGGGATAGTGTCCTCTATGGCTACTGGGGAACGTCTGTCAACGTCACTGACGGTGAGTATACGTATCATCGCCCCCCCGAGTCCGATTCCGAGGCGATGTATCACTCGACGATGATGCAGAACCCCCACTCGTGGTTCACGCCGCCGACAGCGCGATCTGGGGTCGATGCCGGGGAGTATCTCCCTTACACCTCGTCCTCAGTGTGGCGGTACCCGGCTGATGGGTGGTTCCAGCACCGCGACGAACGACTCTACGACACCGAGACAGATCCTGGCCAGACGAACAATCTGGTTGATGACGACAGCGAATCCGTTGCTAGGCTGCGCTCTCTACTCAACGACAGGCTGGCGGCGTACGATGCCCCCGACTCACAGTGGACTCGCCTTGGCCTGTGA
- a CDS encoding formylglycine-generating enzyme family protein — MADKDPACCAATRSDDAASAGRPEHNGTDSTAPAAPEDGRTTAMVRIDGGPFIMGTDSDVGFPQDGEGPAREVTVDPFYMDKYAVTNAQYLEFVRETDYTTDAERYGWSFVFQNHLTEEGSEHVISNVDAAPWWVAVNGANWFRPYGPGSSIIEANLLDHPVTHISWRDATAYAEWAEKRLPTEAEWECAARGGLEGCRFPWGDELKPEGDHRCNIWQGEFPEHNTGEDGHMATAPVNAYEPNDYGLYNVAGNVWEWCHDWFSPTYHTTGEYNADNPTGPPTGEARVMRGGSHLCHRSWCNRYRVAARSKNTPDSSTSNIGFRCVVPASE; from the coding sequence ATGGCCGACAAAGATCCTGCCTGTTGTGCCGCTACCCGGAGCGACGATGCAGCGTCGGCTGGCCGACCTGAACACAACGGTACTGACTCGACGGCCCCTGCAGCGCCCGAGGATGGCCGGACGACGGCCATGGTCCGTATCGATGGCGGCCCCTTTATTATGGGAACAGACTCCGATGTCGGATTCCCCCAGGACGGCGAGGGTCCGGCCCGGGAGGTGACCGTCGACCCCTTCTATATGGATAAGTACGCAGTAACAAACGCCCAGTATCTCGAGTTCGTTCGTGAGACGGACTACACGACCGACGCGGAGCGATACGGCTGGTCGTTCGTCTTCCAGAACCACCTTACCGAGGAAGGCTCCGAACATGTCATCAGTAATGTCGATGCGGCACCGTGGTGGGTGGCCGTCAACGGTGCGAACTGGTTCCGGCCGTACGGTCCTGGCTCCAGTATCATCGAAGCAAACCTACTGGATCATCCGGTCACGCATATCTCCTGGCGGGATGCCACAGCCTACGCCGAGTGGGCAGAGAAACGCTTACCGACGGAGGCTGAGTGGGAATGTGCCGCCCGTGGTGGTCTCGAAGGCTGTCGATTTCCCTGGGGTGACGAATTGAAGCCTGAGGGAGATCATCGATGCAACATCTGGCAGGGTGAGTTCCCCGAGCACAATACTGGGGAGGACGGTCACATGGCGACAGCGCCGGTCAATGCATATGAGCCAAACGACTACGGACTGTATAACGTCGCGGGCAATGTCTGGGAGTGGTGTCATGATTGGTTCAGCCCGACGTATCATACGACCGGCGAGTATAACGCTGATAACCCGACGGGCCCACCGACGGGCGAGGCGCGTGTGATGCGAGGCGGTTCCCATTTGTGCCATCGGTCGTGGTGCAATCGGTATCGAGTGGCCGCCCGTTCGAAGAACACGCCGGACAGCTCCACCAGCAATATCGGATTTCGCTGTGTTGTCCCCGCCTCCGAGTGA